A portion of the Rhinolophus sinicus isolate RSC01 linkage group LG03, ASM3656204v1, whole genome shotgun sequence genome contains these proteins:
- the COPS6 gene encoding LOW QUALITY PROTEIN: COP9 signalosome complex subunit 6 (The sequence of the model RefSeq protein was modified relative to this genomic sequence to represent the inferred CDS: deleted 2 bases in 1 codon) — protein sequence MRRPGRKPGRGRGRGRRARGKWAAAAAANGTGGSSGMEVDAAVVPSVMASGVTGSVSVALHPLVILNISDHWIRMRSQEGRPMQVIGALIGKQEGRNIEVMNSFELLSHTVEEKIIIDKEYYYTKEEQFKQVFKELEFLGWYTTGGPPDPSDIHVHKQVCEIIESPLFLKLNPMTKHTDLPVSVFESVIDIINGEATMLFAELTYTLATEEAERIGVDHVARMTATGSGENSTVAEHLIAQHSAIKMLHSRVKLILEYVKASEAGEVPFNHEILREAYALCHCLPVLSTDKFKTDFYDQCNDVGLMAYLGTITKTCNTMNQFVNKFNVLYDRQGIGRRMRGLFF from the exons ATGCGCCGCCCCGGACGGAAGCCGGGAAGGGGGCGGGGCCGAGGCCGGCGGGCGCGGGGAAAATGG GCGGCGGCAGCTGCGGCGAACGGGACTGGGGGGAGCAGCGGGATGGAGGTGGATGCAGCAG TAGTCCCCAGCGTGATGGCTTCCGGAGTAACTGGGAGTGTTTCAGTTGCTCTTCATCCCCTGGTCATTCTCAATATCTCAGACCATTGGATTCGCATGCGCTCCCAGGAGGGGCGGCCTATGCAGG TGATTGGGGCTCTGATCGGGAAGCAGGAGGGCCGAAATATCgaggtgatgaactcctttgaGCTGCTGTCACACACCGTGGAAGAGAAGATTATCATTGACAAGGAATATTATTACACCAAGGAGGAGCAGT TTAAACAGGTATTCAAGGAGCTGGAGTTTTTGGGTTGGTACACCACCGGCGGGCCACCTGACCCCTCTGACATCCACGTCCATAAGCAG GTGTGTGAGATCATCGAGAGCCCCCTCTTTCTTAAGTTGAACCCTATGACCAAGCACACGGAT CTTCCTGTCAGCGTTTTTGAGTCTGTCATCGATATAATCAATGGAGAG GCCACAATGCTGTTTGCTGAACTGACCTACACTCTGGCTACAGAGGAAGCTGAACGCATTGGTGTAGACCATGTCGCCCGAATGACAGCAACAGGCAGTGGAGAGAACTCCACGG TGGCTGAACACTTGATAGCACAGCACAGTGCCATCAAAATGCTGCACAGTCGCGTCAAGCTCATCTTGGAGTATGTCAAAGCCTCTGAAGCAG GAGAGGTCCCCTTTAACCACGAGATCCTGCGGGAGGCCTATGCTTTATGTCACTGCCTCCCGGTACTCAGCACAGACAAGTTCAAGACAGACTTTTATGAT CAATGCAATGATGTGGGGCTCATGGCCTACCTGGGCACCATCACCAAAACGTGCAACACCATGAACCAGTTCGTGAACAAGTTCAACGTCCTCTATGACCGACAAGGCATCGGCAGGCGGATGCGGGGGCTCTTCTTCTGA
- the ZNF3 gene encoding zinc finger protein 3, whose product METQADHVSQEPQALLESALPSSKVAAFSNKDSLGDEMLAAALLKAKSQELVTFEDVAVYFIRKEWKRLEPAQRDLYRDVMLENYRNVFLLDGESRTERDQEISEETGSHGVLLGRFQKDISQGLKFEEAYEQEVSLKRQLGTSSGERLNRKIQDFHQVTVEEKLTPTRERSEKCNDFGNSFTVSSSLISHQRLPVGDRPHKCDECSKSFNRTSDLIQHQRIHTGEKPYECSECGKAFSQSSHLIQHQRIHTGEKPYECNDCGKTFSCSSALILHRRIHTGEKPYECTECGKTFSWSSTLTHHQRIHTGEKPYACNECGKAFSRSSTLIHHQRIHTGEKPYECNECGKAFSQSSHLYQHQRIHTGEKPYECMECGGKFTYSSGLIQHQRIHTGENPYECSECGKAFRYSSALVRHQRIHTGEKPLNVMGMSKSSLRVTAELNIREST is encoded by the exons ATGGAAACTCAGGCTGATCATGTATCTCAGGAACCTCAGGCCCTGCTTGAGAGTG CTCTTCCTTCCTCAAAAGTGGCTGCATTTTCCAACAAGGACAGTCTGGGGGATGAGATGTTGGCAGCCGCACTCCTAAAGGCCAAGTCCCAG GAATTGGTGACGTTTGAAGACGTAGCTGTGTACTTCATCCGGAAGGAGTGGAAGCGTTTGGAGCCCGCCCAGAGGGATCTCTACAgagatgtgatgctggagaactacaGGAATGTGTTCTTGCTGG ATGGTGAGAGCAGAACTGAGCGTGATCAAGAAATTTCTGAAGAAACAGGATCACACGGGGTGCTATTGGGACGATTCCAAAAGGATATTTCTCAGGGTCTTAAGTTTGAAGAAGCCTATGAACAAGAAGTCAGTCTAAAGAGGCAGTTGGGAACTTCCTCTGGAGAAAGACTGAATAGGAAGATACAAGATTTTCATCAAGTGACAGTTGAGGAAAAGCTAACCCCCAcgagagagagaagtgagaaatGTAATGATTTTGGGAACAGCTTTACTGTAAGTTCCAGTCTTATTTCACATCAGAGACTTCCTGTGGGAGACAGACCCCATAAGTGTGATGAATGTAGCAAGAGCTTTAATCGAACTTCAGACCTTATTCAACATCAGAGAATCCACACTGGGgaaaaaccctatgaatgtagtgaatgtgggaaggccttcagccAGAGCTCACATCTGATTCAGCATCAGAGgatccacactggagagaaaccttatgaatgtaatgaTTGCGGGAAGACCTTCAGCTGTAGCTCTGCTCTCATTCTACATCGAAGaatccacactggggagaaaccttatgaatgtaccGAGTGTGGGAAAACCTTTAGCTGGAGCTCCACCCTTACTCACCACCAGAGaatccacactggagagaaaccatatgcttgtaatgaatgtgggaaggccttcagtAGGAGCTCCACCCTTATTCATCACCAGAGaatccacactggagagaagccctatgaatgtaatgagtgtgggaaggccttcagccAGAGTTCACACCTCTATCAGCACCAGAGaatccacactggagagaagccctatgaatgtaTGGAATGTGGAGGGAAGTTTACCTATAGTTCAGGCCTTATTCAGCATCAAAGAATCCACACAGGGGAAAATCCCTATGAATGTagtgagtgtgggaaagcctttaggTATAGCTCAGCTCTTGTTCgccatcagagaattcacactggagagaagcctttGAACGTAATGGGAATGAGCAAAAGTTCTCTCAGAGTTACTGCTGAATTAAATATCAGGGAGTCGACATGA